ACCGTTCTCGGAGGGTCTGGGTAGATTATCTCCTGATGGCACTTCGTGCGGCCTTGGGGGCTGTGTGGCAGGGCTGTGCTGCGAGTGAAGCCCATGTCTCAGAATCGAGACATGGGGCACCGGGATTTGTTCAGGAGCGCAGGAAGGCGGCTCGGGTTGAGTTCGTAACAGGCCATTCCACCTTCGTCAGTTGTTCCGAAACGTCCCACAGTTTTCGTGCTGCTTCAGAGTTCTGCGCGGGCTTGGGCAGTGGCACCAGGATGGGCGAGCCGGTAAGCTGGAGGGTTCCGCCGGGGGCAAAGTATTCGCCGGAGCGGGTATCGGGCGCGGTGGCTGCGCGCAGCGTGGGCAACGCTCCTTGGGCGGAGTTCTGCGAGAAGCGGTTTTGGATAAAGTTCTCGAAGCGATTGAGTGGACGGCCTGGGCCGCTGCTCTGGAGGTTCGTGCTCGCCCAGCCGGGATGGGCGGCGTTGCTGAGAAGCGGAATGCCCTGGGCCGCGCTACGTCGCGCCAGCTCCTGCATGAAGAGGAGGTTCGCCAGTTTGGATTGGCAGTAGACCTTCCAGGGCGCGTAAGTCTTCTCAAACTGAAGGTCGTCGAAGTTGATCTTCTTCAGGCCCATGCTCGCGGCTCCGCTGCTGACCGAGGTGACTCGCGGAGCGGGGGAGCGTTGCAGGAGCGGGAGCAGAAGCAGAGTAAGGGCGAAGTGGCCGAGGTAGTTGGTGCCGAACTGCTTCTCGAAGCCGTCCTCGGTCAGCTCCCGGGTGGGGATGCGCATGACGCCCGCGTTGTTGACCAGAAGATCGAGCTTCAGCTCGGAGCCGATCTTTGCCGCGAAGCCGTGGACCGAGGCGAGGCTGGCCAGGTCGAGCTGCTCGTAGCGCACCTGGGCCGAGGGGAGCAGGCGCTGGATGCGGTGCACCGCGTCTTCGCCCTTTTCTCGTGAGCGCGCCGTCAGGATGACCGAGGCTCCGGCTCGCGCCAGCTCCAGAGCTGTGTTCCAGCCGATGCCGCTGTTTGCCCCGGTGACGACCGCGAGCTTACCTGCCTGTGAGGGGATGTTATGTGTCGTCCATGCCGCCATGTTGAATTCCTCCTTTTATATTGATTGAGTGTTTACTCAATATGGTGCAATAAAAAATCACTTTTTTCGCGCGATTGCTGCCCACAACATCTCGAAGCCGAGGTCGCGGTATATGGCTGCCTGTTCAGACTGCTGCTGCATGAAGGCTACGGTCGTCTCGGAGAGCGCGGACATGGTGGCTGCGGCGAACTCTTCCGGCAGCTCACGGAAGATACGGCTCTCGGTCGCCTCCCGGTGCATCTGCTGGATCTCGACAAACGGGGCCATGCCTGCGGCTTTGGATTCGTCCGTAAGGCCTGACCAGAGGATGAGCTGCTGGAGAGCCTTGTGTTTGAAAGGGTTTTCGACGCCCCAATCCACGTAGCAGTTCCATACATGCTGTAAGCGGCTGCGGACGCCGTTGCGGCGCGGAAAGCCGGACATCATGGCGTCGGCGAGTTCCAGCTTGAGTTCGCGGTACAGTTGGTTGAGCAGCTCGTCCTTGCTGGCGAAGTAAGTAAAGATGGTTCCTTCAGAGACCTGCGCTCTGCCCGCGATGGCGGCGGTGGTGGCGCCGACGCCGCGCTCGGCCACCACCTGTGTGGCGGCGGTAAGGATGGCATTGCGTTTGTCCGCGCTCTTGACCCGTGCCATGTACGATCTCCTTTAGTAAGCATACACTCACTATTTCCGGGATAGCTTGCGAAGGAAGTCCATTGAGATGGAACCGTGGCTGCGTTGCCTGCGTAGATGGCAGATATGACTATGAGTGTCTCCCTCGTCGATCATCCGGATCGGTCTGCCTTGTCCGCAGCGCTGCGGTTGGCGGCGATCTTCGCCGTCGTGAAACTGCTGCTGCAGTTTGGGCTTACGCTGTGGACCGAGCATCTGGGGTATGGCTACTTTCGCGATGAGTTCTACTACCTTGCCTGTGGACGCCATCTGGCCTGGGGGTATGTCGATCATGGGCCGGTGGTCGCGGTGCAGGCGCGACTGGGGGAGCTGCTCTTCGGCACCAGCGTCTTTGCTCTGCGGGTGCTCTCGTCTGCTGCCGGAGCAGTGGTGGTGTGGTTGACGGGGGTGATCGCGTGGGCGCTGGGCGGGCGGAGACCGGCGCAGGCGCTGGCGATGTTCGGCGTGCTGCTATGCCCGCAGTACATCGCGCTGCATGGGTTTCTCTCGATGAACTCGTTCGAGCCGATCTTCTGGAGCGTCTGTGTACTGGCGCTGGTCCTGGTGCAACGGGGGTACTCGGAGGGGATGTGGTGGATGGTGTTCGGCGTCTCGGCTGGGGTGGGGCTGCTGAACAAGCCTTCGATGACGTTCTTCCTGATTGCGGTGGCGATTGGCCTGCTCTGCACCCCGCAGCGCAGGCTGCTGGCGACGCGCTGGGCGGCGGTGGGAGTAGGGTTGCTGATCCTGATCGCGCTGCCCAATCTGCTGTGGCAGGCGCAGAATCACTGGCCTACGCTGGAGTTTCTAGAGAACGGACGGGCCGAGCATAAGAACGTGATTCTGGGGCCGGTTCCGTTCTTTATGCAACAGTTTCTCAATATGCAGCCGATGAACTTCGCTCTTTGGGGTACTGGGGTGGTCGCGCTGCTGCGGGGAAGGTCAATTCGTGGGATGCGGTGGCTGGGCGTCGCCTTTGTGGTGTTCTTTGTGACGATGTTCGGCCTGCACGCCAAGGACTATTACCTTGCGGGGATCTACCCGGCGTTCTTTGCCGCGGGCGCGATCGCGTGGGAGCATCGCTTTGCCGCAAGGAAGAGCGTGCGGCAGGGGCGCGTGGTGGCGTTTCCGGTCTTCGAGGGGATGCTGCTGGTGAGCACGGTGCTGGTCCTGCCGATGGCTTCGCCGGTGTTGCGGCCATATACGTGGATCCGCTACACCACGGCGATGCACCTGCATGGATCGAAGTCCGAGACGGCGGAGACCGGGCCGCTGCCGCAGTTTTATGCGGACCGGTTTGGATGGCAGCAGCAGGTGGATACGGTGGTGAAGGCGTATCGGGGGCTGACTCCGGCGGAGCAGCGGGAGGTCTGCATCTATGGGGATGACTACGGCGAGGCCGGGGCGCTGGACCTGCTGGGGCGGCGTGAGGAGCCGAGCCTTCCGGCGGCGATCAGTCCGCAGAACAGCTACTGGATGTGGGGTACGCATGGCTGCACGGGTGAGATCGCGATTGCGATTAGCGGCGGCTCGCTCGAAGAGTTGCAGGGGCAGTACGAGAGCGTGACGGTGCTTGGGCGGATGGACGATCCGCTGGCTATGCCGTTCGAGCGGCATAAGCATATCTACCTGTTGCGGCGACGTCGGCCGGAGATGCCGTTCGTGTGGGAGAAGATGAAGGACTTCATCTAGTGTCGGCGGGTGGCACAGGTTGTTACACTGGCAGCCATGCGGGTGTTCGGGATCGACTGCGGGACGGAGTTTACCGGGTATGGCGTGGTGCGGGTGGATGAGACCGCACGGAACCCGAAGCTCCTGCACTGCGCGGCGGGGACGATCCGGCTGAAGAAGAAGGAGACGACTCCGCAGCGGCTGGCGCAGGTGTACGCCGAGCTGACGGCGCTGATCGAGCTGCACCAGCCGGATGCGGTGGCGATTGAAGAGGTCTTCTTTTCGGCCAACGCGAAGAGCGCGCTGAAGCTGGGGCAGGTGCGCGGAGTGGCCATGCTGGCGGCTGCTAACTGCGGGCGGCCGGTGTTCGAGTATGCGCCGCTCTCGATCAAGAGCGCGGTGGTGGGGTATGGGCTGGCGGCTAAGGAGCAGGTGCAGTTTATGGTGACTCGACTGCTGGAGATGGACGGGGCCTTCGACTCGCCGGACGCGGCCGATGCGCTGGCGATTGCGATCTGCCATATCCATACGGCGCAGAGTGCTCCCGTAGCCAGGAAGAGCGGCCGGTGAAGGCACTGCTGCTGCTGCTCGCAATGGGGGCCGATACGGCTCGAGTGACGTTTACCTATGCCCGCGAGGGGATGCCGGTGCCGCAGTATGAGCTGAGCGTGAGTGAGGACGGCAGCGGTCGCTATGTGGCGCAGGTGGCTCCACGTGGCGGGGTGGGGGAGCGGCAGGAGGTGGATCGGGAGATCGAGGTGCCGACGGTGAGGGCTGAGGCGATTATGGCTGCGGCGCGTGGGCTGAACCGCTTCGAGATGGTCTGCGCTTCGAAGGCCAAGGTGGCGAGTACGGGCGCGAAGTCGATGACCTATGCGGGGGCCGACGGCAAGGGGAGCTGCGCGTACGACTACACGGAGAATAAGCAGCTTGTCCAGTTGACGAATGTCTTTCTGGGGCTGGCGATGACCCTCGATCTGGGGCGGAAGCTGGAAGTGGATCACCGCTTCGACCGGCTGGGGCTGGATGCGGATATGGAGACGCTGGTGAAGGAGCTGAAGGACGGCAGCGCGCTGGAGCCGGGGATGATCGCGCCGGTGCTGCGGTCGATTGCGGAGGATGCGCAGGTGATACAGCGGGTGCGGGTGCGGGCGGCGGAGTTGGCAGCTCTACCTTAAAGCCAGGTAGAGCTGGGCCATGTCTTCCAGGGGGAGCTGCTCGGCGCGGGATTGAGCGGGGATTCCGGCGGGCCATTTCTCTGCCAGCAACTGGGGATCGACTCCGGCAAATCGGAGGTTGTTCTGGAGCGTCTTGCGTTTCTGGGCGAAGGCCTGCTTGAGGAAGGCGTCGAAACCTGCCGGATCTACGCCTAGCTCGGCGAAGCGGGGGGCGAAGTGCAGGCGCAGGACCGTGGAGTAGACGTCGGGTGGGGGATTGAAGGCCTCGGGTGGCAGGGTGAAGAGGTTGTCGACCTGGGCATACATCTGGGTGGTGGCCGAGAGCAGGCCGTAGTCGCGGACGCCGGGGGCAGCGGAGACGCGGTCGGCTACCTCGCGCTGCATCATCAGGGCAGCGCGACCGAGGATTCCCGCGGTGGCCGCGGCGAAGAGATGCAGGAGGATGTCCGAAGTGATGTAGTAGGGCAGGTTGCCGATGATGTCTACGGTCGTTCCGGGCTGGGCGAAGGAGAGCAGATCGGTTGCGAGCACATCGGCTTCGACGATCTGGACGTTGATGCGTTCGCGGAAGCGGAAGCGCAGTTCGGCGGCTAGGGAGCGGTCCAGCTCGAGCGCGATGAGGCGCTGGCAGCGGGTGGCCAGAATGTCGGTAATAGCACCGTGGCCGGGGCCGATCTCGATGACGGTGCGCTGGCTGAGGTCGCCGAGGGAGTCCGCGATCTGGTGGCGGGCGCGGTCGTCCACGAGGAAGTTCTGGCCGAGCTTGGGCTTGCGTAACTTGTGCATCTCTTGAGGGTAAACGCGCGGGGCGGGTTACGATAGTTCGGGGTTGAAGCGCATCTAACAGGGACATAAGGAACTACGAAGGAGAAGGCCGTGGACTGGACACCGGGAGCGCAGAGCGGGGATATTGAGGACCGAAGAGACTCTTCGGGTGGGGATGGCGGTGGGGGCGGCTTCGGCTTTGGCGGCGGAGGTGGGCTGGGAATCGCAGGTTTTGTGGTGCTGGTGGTGCTCAGCCTGGCTACGGGGAGAAATTTTCTGAGCGGCGTACTCTCGGGGCCGGGGGCTGCTCCGTCGCAGTATCAGCAGGCGGGGCCGCGGGCGGCAGGACCAGCTCAGCCACATTCGGCGGGCGAGGACCGGGATGTGCAGCTCATCAGCTTTGTGCTGGACGACGTGCAGAAGACCTGGACCGGGATCTTTTCGGCTGCGGGTAAGACGTATCCCCATGCGAAGCTGGTGATCTATCGGGGCGCGACCTACTCGGGATGCGGCACGGCGCGGTCTTCGACGGGGCCGTTTTACTGCCCGCAGGACCAGAAGGTATACATCGACCTGAGCTTCTGGGATGAGCTGAAGCACTTTGGCGGGGCGACGACGGAGTTCGCGCAGGCCTATGTGATCGCGCACGAGCTGGGGCACCATGTGCAGAAGCTGCTGGGGATCGAGGCGCGGGAGCGGCAGGCGGTCTCGGCTAATCCTGAGGAGCAGAACGTGCTCTCGGTTGACTTGGAGTTGCAGGCGGACTGCTTCGCCGGGGTTTGGGCGCACAGCACACAACAGCGGAATATCGTGCATGAAGACGACATTGCGGGCGCGTTGAGCGCGGCGGCGGCGGTCGGGGACGACCACCTGCAGAAGATGAGCGGGCGGGCGGTGAGCCCGGAGAGCTGGACGCATGGCAGCTCGGCGCAGCGGCAGAAGTGGTTCACGACCGGGCTGAGCACGGGGAAGGTCTCGGCCTGCGCGACGTTCGATGGGAAGCTGGCCCCGTAGGCACTTCGTGCTGTTCTCGACGCTCCGCGTGCAAACTGCTTAGAGCAGGATCGGCAGTACGGGTTCGGTTTCTCCAGCGAAGTAGCTGGTGATCTTCTTGGCTGTGGCGGCGTTGACTACGGCGGTCAGAGCGTCGGGGGATGCCTGCTTGATGCCGCGGACGCTGCCGAAGTGTTCGATGAGGCGCTGGCGGGTGCGCGGGCCTACGCCGGGGATGGCATCCAGCTCGGTGGCGCGGTCGCGGATCTGGCGGCGCTTGCGGTGGTAAGTGACGGCGAAGCGGTGGCTCTCGTCGCGGATCTTCTGCATCAGGTGCAGCACGGGGGAGCGGCGGTCGAGGACCACTGGGTCGTTCTCCTGGCCGTAGACGTAGATGATCTCCTCCTTCTTGGCGATGGAGGCGAGCGGTTGTAGCGTAACGCCGATCTCGACCAGCGCAGCGTGGGCGGCGTGGAGCTGGCCGAGACCTCCGTCGATCAGGATCAAGGAAGGGAAGCCCTTTTCGGCGTCTTTGCCCTCCTTGTCCATCAGGCGCTTGTAGCGGCGCTGGATCACCTCGCGCATACTGGCGAAGTCGTCGTTGCCGGAGACGGTTTTGATCTGGAACTTGCGGTAATCCGCCTTTTTCATAGCCCCGTCCTCCCAGACGACCATTGAGGCGACAGTCTCCGAGCCCTGGATGTGCGAGATGTCGAAGCACTCGATGCGGCGGGGCAGCTCCTCAAGCATCAGGGCCTCTTGCAACGCCTCCTGAATGACCTTCGCGCCGGGTTGCAGGACGCGGAAGCGCTGGTCGTAGGACTGCTTGGCGTTCTGGCAGACGAGGTCCACGAGGGAGCGCTTGTCGCCGCGCTGGGGAGCGGCCAGCTCGATGCGGTGCTTGGCCCGTTCGGATAACTCGTCGGCGAGCAGCGCCCGGTCGGGGAAGTCCACCGGCACATAGATGGAGCGGGGAACGTAGGCCTGGTCGAGGTAGAGCTGTTTGAGCAGTGCGGAGAAGAAGGCCGCGGGGGAGAACTCGCCGTCCAGCTCGGTGACGTGGGCGCGCTGCGTGAGGGCGAGGGAGTCTTCTACCTCGGGCGCGCTCGCGATGGGGTTAGGCTCGAGGTGCGACTCGTCTTCAACTGGGTCGTAGGCACCCTCGTTCAGCGTGGTGTCGAGCGACTCAGGCAGGTCCTCCCAGAAGAAGTCGCGGCGATCGACGATCTTGCCGCCGCGCATGTGGAAGAGGTTCACGGCGAGCATCTGGTTCTCGTAGTGGAAGCCGAAGACGTCCGCGTCCTCGTTGTCCACGGTGGCGATGCGCTGCTTGTCCTGCATCTGGTGGACGGTGAGGATCTGGTCGCGCAGCCGGGCGGCGGCCTCGAAGTGCATCTCCTCAGCGGCGGCCTCCATGCGCTGGCCCAATAACTTTTCCAGTTCATCGGTGCGGCCGTCGAGGAAGAGCTGCACGTCACGGATGGTCTCGAGGTAGCTCTCGTTGGAGATGAGGCCCTCGACGCAGGGGCCGAGGCAGCGTTTGATGTAGTACTGCAAGCAGGCGCGGGGGTGGTAGCGGTTGAGATCGACCTTGCAGGAGGGGATGAGGAAGCTGCGGTGGATTAGGTCGACCAGCCGGTAGGCCAGGTTGGCCGGAAAGTAGGGGCCGAAGTAGGCGCTGCCGTCCTTGCGCAGCTTGCGCGTGACGAAGACCTTGGGGTGGCGGTCGCCCAGGGTGAGCTTGATGTAGGGGTAGGTCTTGTCGTCGCGCAGCAGGATGTTGAAGCGGGGCTTGCGCTGCTTGATGAGGTTGTTCTCGAGCGCCAGGGCCTCGCGCTCGTTGGCCACCGTGATGTAGTCCACGTCGACGGCCTCGCGCATGAGCGAGCCGGTCTTGCGGTTGTTGAGCTGGTTGGCTTCGAGAAAGTAAGACCGCACGCGGGCGCGCAGGTTCTTGGCCTTGCCGACGTAGATGACCTCGCCTTCAGCGTTTTTGTAGAGGTAGCAGCCCGGCTGGGTGGGCAGGGTCCGGATTTTCTGCAGCAGGTCCATGTTTCTCCGCTCTCACTAGTTTAGCTGCGGAGGTATCAGGCTGAATACGCATGGGATAACGGGGGATATTTTGGCCCTGCGATGCAGTAAAAATTACGCGCTGCCGCGATTGGCGAATTGGGTTTCCTTATCGGATATCTCCTGTAAGTTGCTGAGGTATATGGGGTTGTATTTTTTCGCGGAAGTGGCACGGAGATTGCAGTGATCTTCTGTGTTGTCGGGCCAGAAGTGGGGTCAGGTAGTTGGGCTGCGTTGTTGGGTTATGAATTCGGGCCACGTTGAGCAATCGGGTTATTACAGAAGTTGGGCCCCTGAAGTGGATGTTGCTTCGTTCTCTAAATGGAGGAGATGAATATGCAAGCCAAGCTAAACAAGTCAATCGAACCGGCTGGTTATCACAAATTTTATGTGGCGGCTCTTTCGAGCGCGCTCGTTCTCTCGTCTGCGTTCGTTGGCTGCTCTTCCAAGAACTATGTTCGTTCTCAGACCGCACCCTTGATCCAGCAGACCAACGATCTGGATGCGAAGACGGCTGCCGATCACCGCGCAATTCTGGATACGGATGAGCGCGCGCAGAAGGGCATCGCCGGAGCGCAGACGGCGGCCGATCAGGCTGACCAGCACGCGCTGGCGGCGGGGCAGCAGGCGAACGTTGCGGGCCGGTCGGCCCAGGAGGCGTATAACCGCGTGGACTCGCTGAGCGGTGTGATCGCCAATCTGGATAACTACAAGCAGCTCTCCGATGTGCGTGTGACCTTTGCCTTCGACAAGGCGGTGCTGACGAAGCAGGACAAGGCGGATCTGGATGCGCTGGCGGGGTCGCTGACCTCGACGCGTGGATACATCCTGCAGGTGACGGGCGGTACGGACTCGGTGGGTGACGCGGAGTACAACTACCGGCTGAGCCAGCGCCGCGCCGACGCGGTGGCGAACTATCTTGCGACGAAGTACAACGTGCCGCCGCATAAGTTCTACCTGGTCGGCATCGGCAAGGACTTGCAGGTGGCGAGCGATAAGACCGCTGCCGGACGCGCCCAGAACCGTCGCGTGGAGGTGCAGGTGCTCTCGAACATGAGCGCCGCTGCGACGCCGGGCAACGGTGGCGGCAGCAACTAGCCTTCAGATAGCTTCTTCCGCATGACTGCGGGGCACTTCGGTGCTCCGCAGTTTTTTATTTGCGCGGGTTGGCTTTTTTATAGACCAGGTAGAGGAGCAGCGATTCGATGGCGACCCACGCAAACTGATACCAGTAGAAGAACGGGAAACCCCACAGTGCGGGTGTCGCCTGCGAGTAGAGCTGCGGGAAGGCGAGCCCCAGGAAGGGCAGGAGGAGCAGCAGCTTCCAGTAGGGATTGGGGGCCTTGCGGGCTTCAGTGGGCGCGGAGGACATGATGCTGCCCAGAATAACTCGTTTCTTTCGGTTGCGTCAGCCTGTTCGGCAGCACCCCGTGGAGCCGGTGGATCGTTTAGAGTGATTCAGGATGAAGCGTTTACCTGAGCAGGATCAAGAAAGTGTGCCCGGCGCGTCCGCGCTGGCCGAGTCGATTGCGCTGATGGCCCGTCTGCGCGGGCCGGATGGGTGCCCGTGGGATCGAGAACAGACCTTCGACTCGATCAAGCGGCATACGCTCGAGGAGACTTACGAGGTCTTCGACGCGATTGAGCGCAGGGCGTGGCCGGAGCTGAAGGACGAGTTGGGCGACCTGCTGTTGCAGGTGCTCTTCTACTCGCAGATGGCCGATGAGGCCGGATACTTCAACATCGGCGATGTGGCAGCGAATCTGAACGCCAAGCTGATCCGGCGGCATCCGCACATCTTCGGCAGCGCGGTGGCAGAGAACGCCGAGGCCGTGAAGGCTACGTGGGATGCGGTCAAGCAGCAGGAAAAAGCGGCTCGGCCTGTGGCTGCGGAGTCGATGCTGGACGACGTGCCGCGCAGTATGCCCGCGATGATCGAGGCGGCGAAGATCGGCTCGAAGGCGGCGAAGGTGGGGTTCGACTGGCCGGATGCGAGCGGGCTCTTTGCGAAGCTCGATGAGGAGATCGCGGAGCTGAAGGCGGAGGTCGGCGACGAGCCGAACCATGAGGCCGCGTTCGAAGAACTGGGCGACCTGCTGTTTACCGCGGTGAATCTGGCTCGGCATCTGAAGCTCGATCCCGAGTTTGCGCTGCGTGCGGCTAACGCCAAGTTTCGCGCGCGGTTTGGAGTCATGGAGCGCGAGGCAGGAAGTGCCGATGCGTTGGCAGCCTCCTCGTCGGAAGAACTGGAAGCAATGTGGCAAAGGGCAAAGCAAAAATAATGAACGAGAACGAACGCAAAGAGTTGCCGATCCGGGCACTGAGCACATTTGCCGAGTTGGAGCGGTGTGTCGAACTACAACTGGAGACGTGGGGCTACTCGAGCGGGGATGTGATTCCGCGCAAGATGTTTATCGTGGCCAATCGCATCGGAGGGCAGGTGCTGGGGGCCTTCGACGGAGACACCATCGTGGGCTTCCTGATGGCGATTCCCGGCATCCGCAATGGAGTGCCGTACCTGCACTCGCACATGCTGGCGGTACTGCCGGAGTATCGCAACTACGGCCTGGGGCGGCGCATGAAGCTGGCGCAGCGGGAGGATGCACTGGCGCGCGGGATTCGCCTGATCGAGTGGACCTTCGACCCGCTGGAGATTCGCAACGCGCACCTGAACATTACGCGGCTCGGTGCTATCGTGCGGCGTTACCAGCCGGACTTCTATGGACCGTCCAGCTCGCCGTTGCAGGGCGGTTTGCCGACGGATCGGCTTTATGCCGAGTGGTGGCTGGGCTCCGAGCGTGTGCAGCGCGTGCTGCGTGGAGAATCGGCAAAGGCCGAGATGGTCGAGCAGGTCAATGTGCCGGTTGATGTCTATGAGTGGAAGCAGAACCCTGAGCAGCGTGCGCTGGCTCTCAAGGTGCAGACGCGCAACCGTGAGGCGTTGCAGAGCGGCTTCGCACGCGGGCTTGCGGTTGTAGGGTACGAGGTCGATGCAGAGCGTAACGGCACCTTCGTGCTGGGGACTGCGGCTGATCCTGACTTGAAGTTTTAAGGGCTTGGAAAGAGGACTCGATGTTGAAGATAGACGCCATTCACCTTCGCGAGATCACGATGCCACTCGCGTTTCCATTTCGCACCAGCTTTGGGCTGACGACGGTGCGGCGCATCCTGCTGGTGGAGCTTGAGGCCGATGGCCTGACGGCGTGGGGCGAGTGCGCGGCGGGAGAGCATCCTTACTTCTCCGACGAGATGATCGACACCGCGTGGATCATCACCGAGAGCGAGTTGGCTCCGCGTCTGTTGAAGGCCGAGCTGCAGGGCGGAGGAAATTGCCCCGATATCTTCAAGCAGGTGCGCGGACATCGCATGGCCAAGGCCGCACTCGAGAACGCGGTGTGGGATATGGAGGCGCAGCGGCAGGGGATCTCTCTGGCGAACCTGCTGGGCGGGACGCGCGAGAAGATTCCGTGCGGCGTCTCGATTGGCTTGCAGGATACCGATGAGCTACTGATGGAGAAGATTGAGACCGAGCTGGCGGCGGGGTATCAGCGCATCAAGCTGAAGTGCGAGCCGGGGCGCGACACGGTGCTCTTCGAGAAGGTGCGGGATCGTTGGCCGGATATTCTGCTGAGCTGCGATGCCAACTCGGCCTACCAGATGAAGGACATCGACCGCATCGCGGAGTGGGACCAGTTCAAGCTGCTGATGATCGAGCAGCCTCTCTGGTACGACGACTTCTACTTCCATTCGATGTTGCAGAAGCGGCTCGAGACCGCGATCTGCCTGGATGAATCGATCCGCAACCGGCGCGATGCGCTGGCGGCGATCGATATGGAGTCATGCCGGATCATCAACATCAAGGTCGGCCGTGTAGGCGGATTCAGCGAGGCTATCGCGATTCATAACGCGACCGCCGAGCGCGGTATTCCGGTGTGGTGCGGAGGGATGCTCGAGACCGGCATCGGCCGCGCGCATAACATCGCGCTCTCGTCGCTGCCGAACTTCTCGCTGCCGGGGGATGTATCGGCTTCGAAGCGCTACTGGGCTGAGGATGTGATTGAACCGGAGGTTACAGTGAGCAAGGCCGGTGAGATTGTGGTGCCGACGACGCCGGGCAGCGGCTTTGTAGTGCGGCGAGATCGCATCGACTCGCTGACAGTGAGGAAGACGACGCTGCGGCGTAGTTAAGTTTAGTGCCCGGATGCGGCGATGTGCGTCGGCAGGGGCGTCTCGAGCAGTGTGTGAATCGCTTCCTGGTAACTCATCGCGGGGACCATCTGGAACTCGGACGAGGTAATCTCGCTGTTCTCATGCAGGGTCTTGACCATCAGCGCGCGGACCGTGAGGTGCTCGACGAAGTGGGAGAAGATCCAATGCTGCTGTCCGGCGTTAGTCTGCTCCAGCATGAGCCGGCCGCCGGGGTAGATGTGGCCGATCATCCCGAAGCCGAAGTTGACGCCTTGAAAGATAGTTCCGTCGAGCCGCACGAGGATGCGACTCTCGGAGTCGATCCAGATGCGGCCCTTGAAGCCGGTGAGCGCCTCCGCGTAGAGGTTGGGCGGAGACCAGCGCGGATTCGGCGCGAAGTCGAGCACCACCTCGGGCGCATGAGGCCCGGGGCGGCCCGTCTGCGGCTGGCCGGGAACGTAGGTGTAGATCATGGCGTCGGGCATCATCTTTACCATGTCGACCGCCAGCTTTTTGCCGGTAACGTCGCCCTTGACGTGCTTGGCGAAGGCTGCGGGCGAATCGAGCATGGCCTGTAGACGGCTGCGCTCGGCAGCGTCCTCCTCTGCGGTCAAAGGACGGTCGTCTCTGGCGATCAGACGCGCCACCGTGCCGTCACGCGTCTCGAGTACGTCGCGCAACTGAACTCCGCGGGCGTTTGCGATGTGTGCGCGGTAGCGCAGATAGAAGCGGTCGAACTGGATGACCTTCAGCTCGTTGTGCGCGGCATCTTCGGCCCAGCTCTTGGGATCGCCCGATGGATTGCCCTGCTGTGCGCAGAGTTGCATCGAGAGGATAGAGATCGACGCAAGAAGAAACAGGAGAGTGTGCATCGTTCGAGCCGCAGGGCTGAGCGGAAAAGGCAGACTGATCGCTCTCTGCAA
This is a stretch of genomic DNA from Granulicella sp. WH15. It encodes these proteins:
- the uvrC gene encoding excinuclease ABC subunit UvrC, with product MDLLQKIRTLPTQPGCYLYKNAEGEVIYVGKAKNLRARVRSYFLEANQLNNRKTGSLMREAVDVDYITVANEREALALENNLIKQRKPRFNILLRDDKTYPYIKLTLGDRHPKVFVTRKLRKDGSAYFGPYFPANLAYRLVDLIHRSFLIPSCKVDLNRYHPRACLQYYIKRCLGPCVEGLISNESYLETIRDVQLFLDGRTDELEKLLGQRMEAAAEEMHFEAAARLRDQILTVHQMQDKQRIATVDNEDADVFGFHYENQMLAVNLFHMRGGKIVDRRDFFWEDLPESLDTTLNEGAYDPVEDESHLEPNPIASAPEVEDSLALTQRAHVTELDGEFSPAAFFSALLKQLYLDQAYVPRSIYVPVDFPDRALLADELSERAKHRIELAAPQRGDKRSLVDLVCQNAKQSYDQRFRVLQPGAKVIQEALQEALMLEELPRRIECFDISHIQGSETVASMVVWEDGAMKKADYRKFQIKTVSGNDDFASMREVIQRRYKRLMDKEGKDAEKGFPSLILIDGGLGQLHAAHAALVEIGVTLQPLASIAKKEEIIYVYGQENDPVVLDRRSPVLHLMQKIRDESHRFAVTYHRKRRQIRDRATELDAIPGVGPRTRQRLIEHFGSVRGIKQASPDALTAVVNAATAKKITSYFAGETEPVLPILL
- a CDS encoding OmpA family protein is translated as MQAKLNKSIEPAGYHKFYVAALSSALVLSSAFVGCSSKNYVRSQTAPLIQQTNDLDAKTAADHRAILDTDERAQKGIAGAQTAADQADQHALAAGQQANVAGRSAQEAYNRVDSLSGVIANLDNYKQLSDVRVTFAFDKAVLTKQDKADLDALAGSLTSTRGYILQVTGGTDSVGDAEYNYRLSQRRADAVANYLATKYNVPPHKFYLVGIGKDLQVASDKTAAGRAQNRRVEVQVLSNMSAAATPGNGGGSN
- a CDS encoding DUF3311 domain-containing protein; the protein is MSSAPTEARKAPNPYWKLLLLLPFLGLAFPQLYSQATPALWGFPFFYWYQFAWVAIESLLLYLVYKKANPRK
- the mazG gene encoding nucleoside triphosphate pyrophosphohydrolase yields the protein MKRLPEQDQESVPGASALAESIALMARLRGPDGCPWDREQTFDSIKRHTLEETYEVFDAIERRAWPELKDELGDLLLQVLFYSQMADEAGYFNIGDVAANLNAKLIRRHPHIFGSAVAENAEAVKATWDAVKQQEKAARPVAAESMLDDVPRSMPAMIEAAKIGSKAAKVGFDWPDASGLFAKLDEEIAELKAEVGDEPNHEAAFEELGDLLFTAVNLARHLKLDPEFALRAANAKFRARFGVMEREAGSADALAASSSEELEAMWQRAKQK
- a CDS encoding GNAT family N-acetyltransferase — protein: MNENERKELPIRALSTFAELERCVELQLETWGYSSGDVIPRKMFIVANRIGGQVLGAFDGDTIVGFLMAIPGIRNGVPYLHSHMLAVLPEYRNYGLGRRMKLAQREDALARGIRLIEWTFDPLEIRNAHLNITRLGAIVRRYQPDFYGPSSSPLQGGLPTDRLYAEWWLGSERVQRVLRGESAKAEMVEQVNVPVDVYEWKQNPEQRALALKVQTRNREALQSGFARGLAVVGYEVDAERNGTFVLGTAADPDLKF
- the menC gene encoding o-succinylbenzoate synthase produces the protein MKIDAIHLREITMPLAFPFRTSFGLTTVRRILLVELEADGLTAWGECAAGEHPYFSDEMIDTAWIITESELAPRLLKAELQGGGNCPDIFKQVRGHRMAKAALENAVWDMEAQRQGISLANLLGGTREKIPCGVSIGLQDTDELLMEKIETELAAGYQRIKLKCEPGRDTVLFEKVRDRWPDILLSCDANSAYQMKDIDRIAEWDQFKLLMIEQPLWYDDFYFHSMLQKRLETAICLDESIRNRRDALAAIDMESCRIINIKVGRVGGFSEAIAIHNATAERGIPVWCGGMLETGIGRAHNIALSSLPNFSLPGDVSASKRYWAEDVIEPEVTVSKAGEIVVPTTPGSGFVVRRDRIDSLTVRKTTLRRS